Proteins encoded in a region of the Clostridium butyricum genome:
- the recJ gene encoding single-stranded-DNA-specific exonuclease RecJ: MAERWFIKNKKMDYKYMAHKYGITELMSKLIINRDITDDFLIRSYIEPEFNMLHEPRDMKDMNKAVEIIINKIKNKNKIRIIGDYDVDGVISVYILYCALKRCGADVDYEIPDRIKDGYGVNVGIIEKAKDEGIDTIITCDNGISAIDPIKTAKELGMTVIVTDHHDIPFVENELGERTFIRSEADAILNPKQEECKYKFKSLCGAGVAFKLIQVLYEEFKISEEEAFDFIEFLAIATVCDVVDLVDENRVFVKKGLEKINKTTNLGLQELLVECEIQDKKIGVYHLGFIIGPCINASGRLDNAKKGVRLLLCEDEKEAVTLAKDLVKLNEERKSMTMNGVEDAIEIVENSDMKNNKVFVIYLPHIHESLAGIIAGRIREKYNVPTLILTKSENGAKGSGRSIEEYNMFEELVKCKDLLDKFGGHPMAAGFSLKEENIDEFRKRLNEKTTLNEEDLLRKVTIDTVLPLDKITYDLVNELERLEPFGKANSKPLFAEKDINVIKAMILGKNRNVLKMKLKTKAGKSIDGVYFGDIETFEEVIRDKYGNDQLIKLYDGSYNDVKLDMVFYPDINEYNGNVSLQVIVQNYR, encoded by the coding sequence ATGGCAGAAAGATGGTTTATTAAGAATAAAAAAATGGATTATAAATATATGGCACATAAGTATGGAATTACAGAACTTATGAGCAAACTTATAATAAATAGAGATATAACAGATGATTTTTTGATAAGAAGCTATATAGAACCAGAATTTAATATGCTTCATGAACCTAGAGATATGAAGGATATGAATAAAGCTGTAGAAATTATTATTAATAAGATAAAAAATAAAAATAAAATAAGAATCATTGGTGATTATGACGTAGATGGTGTAATAAGTGTATATATTTTATATTGTGCACTTAAAAGATGTGGTGCAGATGTGGATTATGAAATTCCAGATAGAATAAAAGATGGTTATGGAGTTAATGTAGGAATAATAGAAAAGGCTAAAGATGAAGGAATTGACACAATAATTACTTGTGATAATGGTATATCAGCTATTGATCCTATTAAAACAGCTAAAGAATTAGGTATGACTGTTATAGTTACAGACCATCACGATATACCATTTGTGGAAAATGAACTTGGAGAAAGAACATTTATAAGGTCGGAAGCTGATGCAATATTAAATCCTAAACAGGAAGAATGTAAATATAAGTTTAAGTCTTTATGTGGAGCAGGTGTTGCGTTTAAATTAATTCAGGTTTTATATGAAGAATTTAAAATTAGTGAAGAAGAGGCTTTTGATTTCATAGAGTTTCTTGCAATAGCAACAGTATGTGATGTTGTTGATCTTGTAGATGAAAATAGGGTATTTGTAAAGAAAGGTCTCGAAAAGATAAATAAAACAACGAATTTAGGGCTTCAGGAACTTTTAGTTGAATGTGAGATTCAAGATAAGAAAATAGGGGTGTATCATCTTGGGTTTATAATAGGACCATGTATTAATGCATCTGGAAGACTTGATAATGCCAAAAAAGGTGTGAGACTTCTTTTATGTGAAGATGAAAAAGAGGCTGTTACTTTAGCAAAAGATTTAGTTAAGCTTAATGAAGAAAGAAAATCAATGACTATGAATGGTGTTGAAGATGCCATAGAAATAGTTGAAAACTCAGATATGAAAAATAATAAAGTATTTGTGATATATCTTCCTCATATACATGAAAGCCTTGCTGGAATAATTGCAGGTAGAATAAGAGAAAAATATAATGTTCCAACTTTGATTCTTACTAAAAGTGAAAATGGAGCAAAGGGATCTGGAAGATCAATAGAAGAGTATAATATGTTTGAAGAACTTGTTAAATGTAAAGACTTATTAGATAAGTTTGGAGGACATCCGATGGCAGCTGGCTTTTCACTTAAAGAAGAAAATATAGATGAGTTTAGAAAAAGACTTAATGAGAAAACTACATTAAATGAAGAGGATTTATTAAGAAAAGTTACAATAGATACAGTATTGCCACTAGATAAAATAACATATGATCTTGTTAATGAATTAGAACGCTTAGAACCATTTGGAAAAGCAAATTCAAAACCATTATTTGCGGAGAAAGATATAAATGTAATTAAAGCTATGATATTAGGCAAGAATAGAAATGTACTTAAAATGAAATTAAAAACTAAAGCGGGAAAATCAATAGATGGAGTTTATTTTGGTGATATAGAAACTTTTGAAGAAGTTATAAGGGATAAATATGGTAATGATCAACTTATAAAACTTTATGATGGAAGTTATAATGATGTAAAACTAGACATGGTCTTTTATCCGGATATAAATGAATATAATGGAAATGTATCACTTCAAGTTATTGTACAAAATTATAGATAA
- a CDS encoding DNA gyrase/topoisomerase IV subunit B, with protein sequence MELRNNNTYDVTDLTSLEKLEPVRVRPGMYIGSTGSKGLHHCIWEIIDNSIDEIANGYGNKVTITLNEDKSVTIIDNGRGIPTGIHPIKKKSGVEMVYTELHTGGKFDNKNYKTSGGLHGVGAAVVNALSKWVEVEVYQNGKIYRQRFEYAFDKELKRNMPGTPVTALEVIGKTDKTGTKITFRPDEEIFSTIDFKFDIIDSRLQELAFQNKGIRLELVDTRKGQEASKEYYSENGLLDFIKYLNESKTPLHEIPIIFDGERTVSNIQMYGEICIQFTDSTTEYIASYVNNIPTTEAGTHETGFKTGMTRAFKEWAKKLGLVKEKDKEFEGDDLREGMTAIVRIKITNPVFEGQTKTKLGNSEAYTMMNDLVYTKFSEWIEDNKELATFVINNALEAAKRRDKIKKINDAERKKIGKGTAPLAGKVAVCTMKDKTVNEFIVVEGDSAGGSAKQARDRRFQTIMPSKGKIMNTEKQKLENVLASEELKIFNTAVGTGTLDNYKEEDLKYDKIIIMSDADVDGYHIRTLWMTYIYRYMRPLIANGHLYLAQPPLYKVYRETKGKSIVKYAYSDDDLDKVKKEVGKGALIQRYKGLGEMNPDQLWETTLNPESRTLLRVNIEDAAKAEKMVSLLMGDVVEPRKNYMYKYGEF encoded by the coding sequence ATGGAATTAAGAAATAACAATACTTATGATGTAACAGATTTGACATCTCTTGAAAAATTAGAGCCTGTACGTGTAAGACCAGGTATGTATATTGGATCTACAGGAAGCAAGGGTTTACATCACTGTATATGGGAAATAATCGATAACTCCATAGATGAAATAGCAAATGGATATGGAAATAAAGTTACAATAACATTAAATGAAGATAAGAGCGTTACAATAATTGATAACGGTAGAGGAATACCTACTGGAATTCACCCAATTAAGAAAAAATCTGGGGTAGAAATGGTTTATACTGAACTCCATACAGGTGGAAAATTTGATAATAAAAATTATAAAACATCAGGAGGACTTCATGGTGTTGGTGCAGCTGTTGTAAATGCACTTTCAAAATGGGTTGAAGTTGAAGTATATCAAAATGGAAAGATATATAGACAGAGATTTGAATATGCTTTTGATAAAGAATTAAAAAGAAACATGCCTGGTACGCCAGTTACTGCTCTTGAGGTTATAGGTAAAACTGATAAAACTGGAACAAAGATAACTTTTAGGCCAGATGAGGAGATATTTTCAACAATAGATTTTAAATTTGATATAATAGACAGCAGACTTCAGGAGTTGGCATTCCAAAATAAAGGAATACGACTTGAATTAGTAGATACAAGAAAAGGTCAGGAAGCATCAAAGGAATATTATTCAGAAAATGGTCTTTTAGATTTTATTAAATACTTAAATGAAAGTAAAACTCCATTACATGAAATTCCAATAATCTTTGATGGGGAAAGAACAGTAAGCAATATTCAAATGTATGGTGAAATATGTATTCAATTTACTGATTCAACTACAGAATATATTGCAAGTTATGTAAATAATATTCCTACTACAGAAGCTGGAACTCATGAAACAGGATTTAAGACTGGTATGACTAGAGCTTTTAAAGAGTGGGCAAAGAAACTTGGTCTTGTTAAAGAAAAAGACAAAGAGTTCGAAGGTGATGATTTAAGAGAAGGTATGACAGCAATTGTCAGAATTAAAATAACCAATCCAGTATTTGAAGGGCAGACAAAGACTAAATTAGGAAATAGTGAAGCTTATACAATGATGAATGATTTGGTTTATACTAAATTTTCAGAATGGATTGAGGATAATAAAGAGTTAGCTACATTTGTAATTAACAATGCTCTTGAAGCAGCGAAAAGAAGAGATAAGATTAAAAAGATAAATGATGCAGAAAGAAAGAAAATAGGAAAAGGAACAGCACCACTTGCAGGTAAAGTTGCTGTATGTACTATGAAGGACAAAACTGTAAATGAATTTATTGTGGTGGAAGGAGATTCTGCCGGAGGTTCTGCAAAGCAGGCAAGAGATAGAAGATTTCAAACAATAATGCCTTCAAAGGGTAAGATAATGAATACTGAAAAGCAAAAGCTTGAAAATGTATTGGCATCAGAAGAATTAAAGATATTTAATACAGCTGTAGGAACAGGAACTTTAGATAATTATAAAGAAGAAGATTTAAAGTATGACAAGATAATAATAATGAGTGATGCTGATGTTGATGGATATCATATAAGAACACTTTGGATGACTTATATATATAGATATATGAGACCTCTTATAGCTAATGGTCATTTATATTTAGCTCAGCCACCTTTATATAAGGTATATAGAGAAACAAAAGGAAAGAGTATAGTTAAATATGCGTATAGTGATGATGATTTAGACAAGGTTAAGAAAGAAGTAGGAAAAGGTGCGTTAATTCAAAGATACAAAGGACTTGGAGAAATGAATCCGGATCAGCTTTGGGAAACAACTTTAAATCCTGAAAGTAGAACTCTTTTAAGAGTAAATATTGAAGATGCTGCAAAAGCTGAAAAAATGGTGTCTCTTCTTATGGGAGATGTAGTAGAACCAAGAAAAAACTATATGTATAAATACGGAGAATTTTAA
- a CDS encoding DJ-1 family glyoxalase III, which yields MKKVCVLLAEGFEEVEALTVSDIMRRAKVECDLVSIKDKKVTSSHGVSIEADKIFDESMEYDLIVLPGGIPGATNLRDDERVINILKKQNREGKLIGAICAAPIVLGKAGLTEGRKITSYPGYEDELPNCDYLEDAVVVDGNIITSRGPATAMVFSYKLLEVLGYSHEVDGIASGMLYKMFIEK from the coding sequence ATGAAAAAGGTTTGTGTACTATTAGCAGAAGGATTTGAAGAGGTTGAGGCATTGACAGTTTCCGATATTATGAGAAGAGCAAAGGTAGAGTGTGATCTTGTTTCTATTAAAGATAAAAAGGTTACTTCAAGTCATGGCGTTTCTATAGAAGCTGATAAAATATTTGATGAAAGTATGGAATATGATTTGATTGTTCTTCCAGGAGGAATACCAGGAGCAACTAACTTAAGGGATGATGAAAGAGTTATAAATATTCTTAAGAAACAAAATAGAGAAGGAAAGTTAATAGGCGCAATTTGTGCAGCACCAATAGTCCTTGGAAAAGCTGGTTTGACTGAAGGAAGAAAGATAACTTCTTATCCAGGATATGAAGATGAACTTCCAAACTGTGATTATTTAGAAGATGCAGTTGTTGTAGATGGAAATATCATAACAAGCAGAGGTCCTGCAACTGCAATGGTATTTTCATATAAATTATTAGAAGTTTTAGGATATTCTCATGAAGTTGATGGAATTGCTTCAGGAATGTTATATAAAATGTTCATAGAAAAATAA
- a CDS encoding DNA topoisomerase IV subunit A, whose product MAKKKENTIPKDNNIIGIPLEEAMPENYLPYAIEVAKERALPDVRDGLKPVHRRILYGAHMLKAFPDRPYYKSARIVGDILGKYHPHGDSSVYEAMVILAQDFSTRLPLIEGHGNWGSIDGDSAAAMRYTEARLAPISMEMLRDIDKDTVDMVPNYSDSEMEPKVLPSRYPNLLVNGAFGIAVGLATNIPPHNLGEVTDGVLAYIDNNEITTKELMEHVKGPDLPTGGILIGEKSLLSAYETGEGKVPYRAKTNIEKLENGRVGIVITEFPYRRNKSKILQTISEMTGDKRHAKVLEGITDIRDESDRNGIRAVIEFKKSVDEDNAEKILKYLFKKTDLQCNISFNMVALSNGKPETMGLKTIIKHYVEHQKEIVTRRTKKELDTATKRFHIVEGFIKAIDVLDEVIATIRSSNSKKNASENLIDKFGFTELQAQAILELMLYRLTGLEIKVFQKEYAELEKLIKKLEKILASEKELLKVIKTELKEVCDKYADARRTTIISDDTKSKIDVEELIVVEEVMITVSNDGFIKRIPLKNYNRSNSDPDDIEYREGDYLKYLISSNTKDNLLIFTNAGYMYQTKGINIPELRWKEKGERLDSVIKSLNLDDEKIVGIISLDNFTPGKGFRFITSGGGIKISGLDKFQTSYTKLQALKLRDTDELINVSLIDLEDESKFLKFTTRNELEFTLEIPEVEDATRNILPTQLFNLPEDDIVVDVNDSEELEYFELNLGISEKGKLKAYSKIKPDYLKVKTKSTEQLLIFTNTGFIYKVPVFMMKNIFTKDMSIDQFIGKIGRNEKIIRIASVASYDEDRCIYTFTKTGMVKKTLLKEYEGEFFKQPCHKFKYEFDELVSVDIDKISLGYLIMVTKKGMAIRFPVENVNSMGKIASGVTGISLKDDDEVIYGKYYSNYISNGQNSISLNEDNTELILTSKNKTKTEVRIRDIKLQNRAGRGTSVMMLVLDDEIKEITLY is encoded by the coding sequence ATGGCGAAGAAAAAAGAAAATACTATTCCGAAAGATAATAATATCATTGGTATTCCTCTTGAAGAGGCAATGCCTGAAAATTACTTACCATATGCAATTGAAGTTGCTAAGGAAAGAGCGCTTCCGGATGTAAGAGATGGACTTAAGCCTGTACATAGAAGAATTTTATATGGAGCACATATGCTTAAGGCTTTTCCAGACAGACCTTATTATAAGTCTGCAAGAATAGTTGGGGATATTTTAGGTAAGTATCACCCACATGGAGATTCATCTGTATATGAGGCTATGGTAATTTTAGCACAGGATTTCTCAACAAGATTGCCTTTAATTGAAGGTCATGGAAACTGGGGGTCTATAGATGGTGACAGTGCAGCTGCTATGAGGTATACAGAAGCGAGACTTGCACCTATTTCAATGGAAATGTTAAGAGATATAGATAAAGATACTGTTGATATGGTTCCAAACTATTCAGACAGTGAAATGGAACCAAAGGTTTTACCAAGTAGATATCCCAATCTTCTTGTAAATGGTGCATTTGGAATAGCTGTAGGACTTGCTACTAATATTCCTCCTCATAATTTAGGAGAAGTAACAGATGGCGTTTTAGCTTATATTGATAATAATGAAATAACAACAAAAGAGCTTATGGAACATGTAAAAGGTCCAGACCTACCAACGGGTGGTATATTAATTGGTGAAAAATCATTATTATCTGCTTATGAAACAGGAGAAGGAAAGGTTCCATATAGAGCAAAAACAAATATAGAAAAATTAGAAAATGGAAGAGTTGGAATAGTAATTACTGAGTTCCCGTACAGAAGAAACAAATCTAAGATACTTCAGACAATATCTGAAATGACTGGTGATAAAAGACATGCAAAGGTTCTTGAGGGAATTACTGATATAAGAGATGAATCTGATAGAAATGGAATAAGAGCAGTAATTGAATTTAAAAAATCAGTTGACGAAGATAATGCGGAAAAAATATTAAAATACCTGTTCAAAAAAACAGATTTACAATGTAACATAAGTTTCAATATGGTAGCACTATCTAATGGAAAACCAGAAACTATGGGATTAAAGACAATAATTAAGCATTATGTTGAACATCAAAAAGAAATAGTTACAAGAAGAACGAAAAAAGAATTAGATACTGCAACAAAGAGATTCCATATAGTTGAAGGATTTATAAAAGCTATAGACGTTTTAGATGAAGTTATCGCAACAATAAGATCTTCTAATTCTAAAAAGAATGCTAGTGAAAATTTAATAGATAAATTTGGATTTACTGAATTACAAGCACAGGCTATATTAGAACTTATGTTATATAGACTTACAGGTCTTGAAATAAAAGTGTTCCAAAAAGAATATGCAGAACTTGAAAAACTTATAAAAAAGCTTGAAAAAATACTAGCAAGTGAGAAAGAACTTTTAAAAGTAATAAAGACTGAATTAAAAGAAGTGTGTGACAAATATGCTGATGCTAGAAGAACAACAATAATTTCTGATGATACTAAGAGTAAAATAGATGTTGAAGAATTAATTGTAGTTGAAGAAGTTATGATTACAGTTTCAAATGATGGTTTCATAAAGAGAATTCCATTGAAAAATTATAATAGATCAAATTCTGATCCAGATGATATTGAATATAGAGAAGGAGATTATTTAAAATACTTAATAAGCTCCAATACTAAAGATAATCTTCTTATTTTCACAAATGCAGGATATATGTATCAGACTAAGGGGATAAATATACCTGAATTAAGATGGAAAGAAAAAGGAGAAAGACTTGATAGCGTAATTAAATCATTAAATCTTGATGATGAAAAGATAGTAGGAATTATTTCGTTAGATAACTTTACTCCTGGAAAAGGATTTAGATTTATAACAAGTGGCGGAGGAATTAAAATCAGTGGTTTAGATAAATTCCAAACTTCATACACTAAACTTCAAGCTTTAAAACTTAGAGATACGGATGAACTTATAAATGTTTCATTAATAGATCTTGAAGATGAAAGTAAGTTCTTAAAGTTTACAACTAGAAATGAGCTTGAATTTACATTAGAAATACCAGAAGTAGAAGATGCAACAAGAAATATACTTCCGACTCAATTATTTAACCTTCCTGAAGATGATATTGTTGTAGATGTTAACGATAGTGAAGAACTAGAATATTTTGAGCTTAATTTAGGGATTAGTGAAAAGGGTAAATTAAAAGCATATAGTAAAATAAAGCCAGATTATTTAAAAGTTAAAACTAAGTCAACAGAACAATTACTTATATTCACCAATACAGGATTTATTTATAAAGTACCTGTATTTATGATGAAAAATATTTTTACAAAAGACATGTCTATAGATCAATTTATAGGTAAGATTGGTAGAAATGAAAAAATTATAAGAATAGCTTCAGTTGCTTCTTATGATGAAGATAGATGTATTTATACATTTACCAAAACAGGAATGGTTAAGAAAACCCTTCTTAAGGAGTATGAAGGTGAATTCTTTAAACAACCTTGTCATAAATTCAAATATGAGTTTGATGAACTTGTATCTGTAGATATAGATAAAATTTCATTAGGATATTTAATAATGGTGACTAAAAAAGGAATGGCAATAAGATTCCCAGTTGAAAATGTTAATTCTATGGGAAAAATTGCATCTGGAGTTACAGGAATAAGTCTTAAGGATGATGATGAAGTTATTTATGGTAAGTATTACAGTAATTATATAAGTAATGGACAGAATAGCATTTCTTTGAATGAAGATAATACTGAACTTATTTTAACATCAAAAAATAAAACAAAAACAGAAGTTCGAATAAGAGATATAAAGCTTCAGAATAGAGCAGGTAGAGGAACTAGTGTGATGATGCTTGTTTTAGATGATGAAATAAAAGAAATAACGTTATATTAA
- a CDS encoding glycosyltransferase family 2 protein, producing the protein MGNYIFTITAVFQIFVFAITCYYLILGAFGLVRKKNKKVYEPKNKFALLIAAHDEEVVIGSLIESMLQIDYPKELYDVFVIADNCTDNTAKIAREYGVNVCERFSEDKRGKGYALEWMFDKLFKMENKYDAVAIFDADNLVHKDFLREMNSKMQEGYKVVQGYIDSKNPNDSWIAACYSIAFWTQNRMFQLARENVGFSNQIGGTGFVVETETLKELGWGATCLTEDLEFTCKLVLNGEKVGWAHDAIIYDEKPLKLGQSWTQRKRWMQGFSDVASRYFFKLLKKSIVERKFYVFDCALYVLQPFVTLLLGISAVLTLLQSNTKGLNIFIVNYLFSDIGFKIFAVVQFLITPLILSIDKKVSKGFMAMMCLYASNVFVVPYLTTNVDSWPIIIAITLGYNLLFLLMTGVFLGKKNLILFFRFLLYGIYTLTWIPITVQGILNKNKKEWSHTKHVRKIEICDV; encoded by the coding sequence ATGGGAAATTATATTTTTACCATAACAGCAGTTTTTCAGATTTTTGTATTTGCGATAACATGCTATTACTTAATTTTGGGTGCTTTTGGATTAGTTAGAAAAAAGAATAAAAAAGTTTATGAACCTAAAAATAAGTTTGCATTATTAATTGCGGCACATGATGAAGAAGTTGTTATTGGTAGCCTTATAGAAAGTATGTTGCAGATTGACTATCCTAAAGAATTGTATGATGTATTTGTTATTGCGGATAACTGTACTGATAATACAGCCAAAATAGCACGTGAATATGGTGTGAATGTTTGTGAAAGATTCTCTGAAGACAAAAGGGGTAAGGGTTATGCTTTAGAGTGGATGTTTGACAAATTATTCAAGATGGAGAATAAATATGATGCAGTAGCTATATTTGATGCAGATAATCTTGTGCATAAAGACTTCTTGAGAGAAATGAACTCAAAGATGCAGGAAGGATATAAAGTGGTACAAGGGTATATTGATAGTAAGAATCCAAATGATTCATGGATTGCAGCTTGCTATTCTATAGCATTCTGGACACAGAATAGAATGTTCCAATTGGCAAGAGAAAATGTAGGATTTTCAAATCAAATAGGTGGAACAGGTTTCGTAGTTGAAACAGAAACATTAAAAGAATTAGGATGGGGAGCTACATGTCTTACAGAAGATCTTGAATTTACATGTAAACTTGTCCTAAATGGAGAAAAAGTAGGTTGGGCACATGATGCAATAATTTATGATGAAAAACCGTTAAAACTTGGTCAGTCATGGACTCAAAGAAAAAGATGGATGCAAGGATTTTCCGATGTAGCTTCAAGATATTTCTTTAAATTATTGAAAAAATCAATAGTAGAAAGAAAATTCTATGTTTTTGACTGTGCTCTATATGTACTACAGCCTTTTGTAACATTGTTGCTTGGTATTTCAGCAGTATTGACATTATTGCAGTCTAATACAAAAGGACTAAATATATTTATAGTTAATTATTTATTTAGTGATATTGGATTTAAGATATTTGCAGTTGTTCAATTTTTAATAACACCATTAATACTTTCGATAGACAAAAAGGTTTCGAAAGGATTTATGGCAATGATGTGTCTATATGCGAGTAACGTATTTGTAGTTCCGTATTTGACTACTAATGTTGATAGTTGGCCAATTATTATAGCTATAACATTAGGATATAATCTATTATTCTTATTAATGACAGGTGTGTTCTTAGGTAAGAAAAACCTTATTTTATTCTTTAGATTCTTATTATATGGAATTTATACATTAACTTGGATACCAATTACAGTTCAAGGTATATTGAATAAAAATAAGAAAGAATGGAGCCATACTAAACACGTTAGAAAAATTGAAATATGTGATGTTTAA
- the gdhA gene encoding NADP-specific glutamate dehydrogenase codes for MKGNEYISSVLEKVEKVNPGQKEFLDAVTEVLNSLTPVFDKHPEFIDAGLLERIVEPERQLMFRVPWVDDSGKVHVNRGFRIQFNSAIGPYKGGLRFHPSVDLSIVKFLGFEQIFKNSLTGLPIGGGKGGSDFDPKGKSDNEIMRFCQSFMSELYKYIGGNMDVPAGDIGVGGREIGYLYGYYKKLRSLSDQAVLTGKGLTFGGSLTRTEATGYGLVYFTEEMLNDNNDSFKNKTVVISGSGNVAIYATQKAQELGAKVVALCDSNGYIYDKDGIKLDIVKEIKEVKRGRIKEYVDAVPTAEYHDGCKGIWTIKCDIALPCATQGEIDEESAKILVANGVKVVAEGANMPSTLEAIKVFQDNKVFFGPAKAANAGGVACSALEMSQNSMRLSWTFEEVDEKLHGIMRNIYHNSKNAAKEYGVEGNILAGANIAGFMKVAEAMMAQGIV; via the coding sequence ATGAAGGGCAATGAATATATTTCAAGTGTTTTAGAAAAGGTAGAAAAAGTTAATCCAGGTCAAAAAGAATTTTTAGATGCGGTAACAGAAGTATTAAATTCTTTAACACCAGTTTTTGATAAGCATCCTGAATTTATAGATGCTGGATTATTAGAAAGAATTGTTGAACCAGAAAGACAATTAATGTTTAGAGTACCTTGGGTAGATGACAGTGGAAAAGTTCATGTTAATAGAGGATTTAGAATTCAATTTAACAGTGCTATAGGGCCATACAAAGGTGGTTTAAGATTCCATCCATCAGTTGACTTAAGTATAGTTAAATTTTTAGGTTTTGAACAAATCTTTAAGAATTCTTTAACAGGACTTCCAATTGGAGGCGGTAAAGGTGGTTCTGACTTTGATCCAAAAGGAAAATCAGACAATGAAATAATGAGATTCTGCCAAAGCTTTATGTCAGAATTATATAAATATATAGGCGGAAATATGGATGTTCCAGCTGGTGATATCGGTGTAGGTGGAAGAGAAATTGGATACCTTTATGGATATTATAAAAAATTAAGATCATTAAGTGACCAAGCAGTTTTAACTGGTAAGGGCTTAACTTTTGGAGGTAGTTTGACTAGAACAGAAGCAACTGGATATGGTTTAGTATACTTCACAGAAGAAATGCTTAATGATAATAACGATAGCTTCAAAAACAAGACTGTAGTAATTTCAGGTTCTGGTAATGTTGCTATATATGCTACACAAAAAGCTCAAGAATTAGGTGCTAAAGTAGTAGCTTTATGTGATTCTAATGGATATATATATGATAAAGACGGAATAAAATTAGATATAGTTAAAGAAATAAAAGAAGTTAAAAGAGGAAGAATAAAGGAATATGTTGATGCTGTACCAACAGCAGAATATCATGATGGTTGCAAAGGTATTTGGACTATTAAGTGTGATATTGCGCTTCCATGTGCAACTCAAGGTGAAATTGATGAAGAAAGTGCTAAGATTTTAGTTGCTAATGGTGTAAAAGTTGTAGCTGAAGGCGCAAATATGCCATCAACTCTTGAAGCAATAAAAGTATTCCAAGATAACAAAGTATTCTTCGGACCAGCAAAAGCAGCAAATGCAGGAGGAGTTGCATGTTCAGCACTTGAAATGTCTCAAAATAGCATGAGATTATCATGGACATTTGAAGAAGTTGATGAAAAACTTCATGGAATAATGAGAAACATTTACCACAACTCAAAAAATGCTGCAAAAGAATATGGCGTAGAAGGAAATATATTAGCAGGTGCTAATATAGCTGGATTTATGAAAGTAGCAGAAGCTATGATGGCACAAGGAATAGTTTAA